From Chromohalobacter canadensis, one genomic window encodes:
- the urtC gene encoding urea ABC transporter permease subunit UrtC: MSLATMFKRNSLLDERSTWITSVVLIVGMLAVVVLHALPPDHALHLNGSIVSLLGKYLTYMLLALAVDLIWGYLGILSLGHGAFFALGGYAMGLYLTAQESPLASWQGVMAHFPVAALAVVLAPGLLALVFGWLAFRSRVTGVYFSIITQALTFALMLAFNRNEMGMGGSTGLTRFDELLGFSLSSEGMTVALFVASGVAVLLAFWGCKAITRSRLGRVCMATRDAEARVRFIGYRVEHVKLAVFVLSAMIAGIAGALYVPQVGIINPSTFAPLFSIEVVVWVALGGRATLYGALLGALVVNYLKTVLTGVMPDAWLFLLGGLFVVVTMFLPQGVAGLMAHLRRRREVAT, translated from the coding sequence ATGAGTCTCGCCACGATGTTCAAACGCAATTCCTTGCTCGATGAACGCTCGACCTGGATCACCAGTGTCGTACTGATCGTCGGCATGCTGGCGGTGGTCGTCCTCCATGCCTTGCCGCCGGATCACGCCTTGCATCTGAACGGTTCCATCGTCTCGTTGCTGGGCAAGTACCTGACCTACATGCTGCTGGCACTGGCGGTGGATCTGATCTGGGGTTATCTGGGCATCCTGAGCCTGGGACACGGCGCCTTCTTCGCTCTGGGCGGCTACGCCATGGGCCTCTACCTGACGGCCCAGGAGTCCCCATTGGCGTCATGGCAGGGTGTCATGGCCCACTTTCCCGTGGCGGCGCTTGCCGTGGTCCTGGCGCCTGGGTTGCTGGCCCTGGTCTTCGGTTGGCTGGCGTTTCGCTCGCGGGTCACCGGCGTGTACTTCTCGATCATCACTCAGGCTTTGACCTTTGCGCTGATGCTGGCCTTCAACCGTAACGAGATGGGCATGGGCGGCAGCACCGGGCTGACGCGGTTCGATGAATTACTGGGTTTCTCGCTGAGTAGCGAAGGCATGACCGTGGCGCTGTTCGTGGCCTCGGGCGTGGCCGTGTTGCTGGCGTTCTGGGGCTGCAAGGCGATCACGCGCTCACGGCTCGGGCGGGTGTGCATGGCCACCCGCGACGCCGAGGCGCGAGTGCGCTTCATCGGCTATCGCGTCGAGCACGTCAAGCTGGCGGTGTTCGTGCTGTCGGCGATGATCGCGGGCATTGCCGGGGCGCTCTACGTGCCACAGGTCGGCATCATCAACCCGAGCACCTTCGCGCCGCTGTTCTCCATCGAGGTCGTGGTCTGGGTCGCATTGGGCGGCCGCGCCACGCTGTACGGGGCGCTGCTCGGCGCTCTGGTCGTCAATTATCTCAAGACGGTGCTGACCGGGGTGATGCCCGATGCCTGGCTATTTCTCCTGGGTGGCTTGTTCGTGGTGGTCACCATGTTCCTGCCGCAGGGCGTGGCGGGCCTGATGGCTCACCTGCGTCGGCGTCGGGAGGTGGCCACATGA
- the urtB gene encoding urea ABC transporter permease subunit UrtB, translating into MTPTHVTNVRPEIVTGSQAGTALRRCLAVMAALLVWFAIVSPVQAEVTPQRAQALLQALDTDDFDAKAEAAQAIAASDAAQKTRWLEAFLDGRLGRERDGERFYIITDDSGREWPIIDAITFEDAGTGSRRSVDAFRINNSLRTQLQGLIASLSLGEGDEATRLDAAKRLIGEVDEQSVDAVATQLDNEESPAVRAEIETALALYRVEQGEGEALSALQGNLDTRVRNSLTTIANSDSPIAAEAGETLASIESKRAWYERGQTLFFGLSAGSVLVLAAIGLAITFGVMGVINMAHGELIMLGAYTTWMIQQLLPGQPGLALLLAIPGGFLVAGAFGILIERSVIRFLKGRPLETLLATFGISLILQQLVRTVFSPLNRRVNSPDWLQGAWQINEALSLTLNRLGVLIFCLVVFAALWALMRYTRLGLEVRAVTQNRVMARSMGVRAARVDMLTFGLGAGVAGLAGVALSQITNVGPNLGQSYIVDSFLVVVFGGVGNLWGTLVAGMSLGVINQVLQPWVGAVLAKVIVLIGVILFIQKRPQGLFAPKGRTS; encoded by the coding sequence ATGACGCCAACTCACGTGACGAATGTCCGTCCGGAAATCGTGACCGGATCGCAAGCCGGCACCGCTCTCCGACGTTGCCTGGCGGTCATGGCTGCACTGCTGGTGTGGTTTGCCATCGTGTCGCCGGTGCAGGCCGAGGTGACGCCACAGCGCGCCCAGGCCTTGCTGCAGGCGCTGGATACCGACGACTTCGATGCCAAGGCCGAGGCCGCACAGGCAATCGCCGCCAGCGACGCTGCACAGAAAACACGCTGGCTTGAAGCCTTTCTCGACGGTCGCCTGGGGCGCGAGCGCGATGGCGAACGCTTTTATATCATCACCGATGACAGCGGCCGCGAATGGCCGATCATCGATGCCATCACCTTCGAGGATGCCGGGACCGGCTCCCGGCGCAGTGTCGATGCCTTCCGCATCAACAATTCGCTGCGCACGCAGCTGCAGGGCTTGATTGCCTCGCTGTCGCTTGGCGAGGGCGACGAAGCAACGCGACTCGACGCCGCGAAACGCCTGATCGGTGAGGTCGATGAGCAAAGCGTTGATGCGGTCGCCACGCAGCTCGATAACGAGGAGAGCCCCGCGGTACGCGCCGAGATTGAAACCGCGCTGGCGTTGTATCGCGTAGAGCAGGGAGAAGGCGAGGCTCTGTCGGCCTTGCAAGGCAACCTCGATACCCGCGTGCGCAATTCCCTGACGACAATCGCCAATAGCGATTCCCCGATTGCCGCCGAGGCCGGCGAGACGCTGGCTAGCATCGAGAGCAAACGCGCCTGGTACGAGCGGGGACAGACGCTGTTTTTCGGTTTGAGCGCCGGCTCAGTGCTGGTGCTGGCGGCGATCGGCCTGGCGATCACCTTCGGGGTGATGGGCGTGATCAACATGGCGCACGGCGAGTTGATCATGTTGGGGGCCTACACCACCTGGATGATCCAGCAGCTGTTGCCCGGGCAGCCGGGGCTGGCCTTGTTGCTGGCGATCCCTGGCGGCTTTTTGGTCGCGGGGGCGTTCGGCATTCTCATCGAGCGCAGCGTGATCCGCTTTCTCAAGGGGCGTCCGCTCGAGACGCTGCTGGCGACCTTCGGTATCAGTCTGATTCTGCAGCAACTGGTGCGCACGGTGTTCTCACCGCTCAACCGGCGTGTGAACTCGCCGGATTGGCTGCAGGGCGCATGGCAGATCAACGAGGCCTTGTCATTGACCCTCAATCGCCTGGGTGTGCTGATTTTCTGCCTGGTGGTGTTCGCCGCGCTGTGGGCGCTGATGCGTTATACCCGCTTGGGGCTCGAGGTGCGCGCGGTGACCCAGAATCGTGTCATGGCACGTTCGATGGGCGTGCGCGCCGCTCGGGTGGACATGCTGACCTTCGGCCTGGGCGCCGGCGTCGCCGGGCTGGCGGGCGTCGCCCTGTCCCAGATCACCAACGTCGGCCCCAACCTGGGGCAGAGTTACATCGTCGACTCCTTCCTGGTGGTGGTCTTCGGCGGCGTTGGCAACCTGTGGGGCACGTTGGTTGCCGGCATGTCGCTGGGCGTGATCAATCAGGTCTTGCAGCCCTGGGTCGGGGCCGTGCTGGCCAAGGTGATCGTGCTGATCGGCGTCATCCTGTTCATTCAGAAACGTCCGCAGGGGCTCTTCGCGCCCAAGGGGCGGACGTCATGA
- the ureE gene encoding urease accessory protein UreE: MLKLIERLGPVAAEEASDTLTLPFEQRCRGRLKAVSDTGRELGLFLDRGPVLRDGDGLRAENGEVVRLCAAEEPVVTARIASGLPLARLAYHLGNRHVQLAIGDDINGGWVRFPPDHVLEALAERLGATLEHHTAPFDPESGAYAAGEAHHHTHDHAHEHTHVH; this comes from the coding sequence ATGTTGAAACTGATCGAACGTCTGGGACCGGTGGCCGCCGAGGAGGCGAGCGACACGCTGACGCTGCCTTTCGAGCAGCGCTGTCGTGGGCGTCTCAAGGCGGTCAGCGATACCGGCCGTGAACTGGGGCTGTTTCTCGACCGGGGGCCGGTGCTGCGCGATGGCGATGGATTACGGGCGGAAAATGGCGAGGTCGTGCGTTTGTGTGCCGCCGAAGAACCCGTGGTGACTGCGCGCATCGCCTCGGGGCTACCCTTGGCGCGATTGGCCTATCATCTGGGCAATCGTCATGTTCAGTTAGCTATCGGGGACGATATCAACGGTGGCTGGGTACGCTTTCCCCCGGACCATGTGCTCGAGGCGTTGGCCGAGCGGTTAGGGGCGACATTGGAGCACCACACCGCGCCGTTCGATCCCGAGTCCGGCGCCTATGCCGCTGGGGAGGCCCATCACCACACGCATGACCATGCCCACGAGCACACACATGTCCACTGA
- a CDS encoding urease subunit gamma, producing the protein MELTPRDKDKLLLFSAAQLAERRRDRGLKLNYPEAVALISFEILEGARDGKSVAELMGYGREILTRGDVMEGVAEMVDEVQVEATFPDGTKLVTVHSPIV; encoded by the coding sequence ATGGAATTGACGCCGAGAGATAAAGACAAGCTGCTGCTGTTTTCTGCCGCGCAACTTGCCGAACGACGCCGTGACCGTGGCCTCAAGCTCAATTACCCCGAGGCGGTGGCCTTGATCAGTTTCGAGATCCTGGAAGGTGCGCGCGATGGCAAGAGCGTCGCCGAGTTGATGGGCTACGGCCGCGAGATTCTGACCCGCGGCGACGTCATGGAAGGCGTGGCCGAGATGGTCGATGAGGTGCAGGTGGAGGCGACGTTTCCTGATGGGACAAAACTCGTGACCGTTCACTCACCGATTGTGTAA
- the urtA gene encoding urea ABC transporter substrate-binding protein: protein MGIALPAAAQEDDTIRVGILHSLSGTMAISESTLKDEMLMLIEEQNEKGGLLGKKLEPVVMDPASDWSLYAEQARDMLTGDDQVDVIFGNWTSASRKAVLPVVEEENGLLFYPVQYEGEESSENIFYTGAAPNQQAIPAVDYLRSQGVERWALLGTDYVYPRTTNKILEAYLKDHGVADEDIMVNYTPFGFSNWQSIVSDVADFGSQGKKTAVVSTINGDANVPFYTELSNQGVSASDIPVVAFSVGEQELSGIDTGPLVGHMAAWNYFMSVDSDANYDFIDNWVEYTDDETAVTNDPMEAHYIGFNMWLEAVREAGTADVDAVKDSIIGVTVPNLSGGSSAMMPNHHITKPVMIGEIQDDGQFSVVWETSGNVAGDAWSDYLPESKNLISDWRAPLRCGKLNVESMTCEDGAGDE from the coding sequence ATGGGTATCGCGTTGCCGGCTGCTGCTCAGGAAGACGACACCATCAGGGTCGGCATCCTGCATTCGCTCTCCGGCACCATGGCCATCAGCGAGTCGACGCTGAAAGACGAAATGCTGATGCTCATCGAAGAGCAGAACGAAAAAGGCGGACTGCTGGGCAAGAAGCTCGAGCCCGTGGTGATGGACCCGGCGTCGGATTGGTCCCTTTACGCCGAGCAGGCACGCGACATGCTGACCGGTGACGATCAGGTCGACGTGATTTTCGGCAATTGGACGTCGGCGTCGCGCAAGGCGGTGTTACCGGTAGTCGAGGAAGAAAACGGCCTGCTGTTCTATCCGGTTCAGTATGAGGGCGAGGAATCTTCCGAGAACATCTTCTACACCGGCGCGGCACCCAATCAGCAGGCGATTCCCGCCGTTGACTATCTGAGAAGCCAGGGCGTGGAACGCTGGGCGTTGCTGGGCACGGACTATGTCTACCCGCGTACCACTAACAAGATTCTCGAGGCGTATCTCAAGGACCATGGCGTCGCTGACGAAGATATCATGGTCAATTACACGCCGTTCGGGTTCAGCAACTGGCAGTCGATCGTCTCCGACGTGGCCGACTTCGGCAGCCAGGGCAAGAAGACCGCCGTGGTTTCGACCATCAATGGCGATGCCAACGTGCCGTTCTACACCGAGCTTTCCAATCAGGGTGTCAGCGCTTCCGACATCCCGGTCGTCGCCTTCTCGGTGGGCGAGCAGGAGCTCAGCGGGATCGATACTGGGCCGTTGGTGGGGCACATGGCGGCCTGGAACTACTTCATGAGCGTCGATAGCGATGCCAACTACGACTTCATCGACAATTGGGTCGAGTACACCGATGACGAGACCGCCGTTACCAACGATCCCATGGAAGCGCATTACATTGGCTTCAACATGTGGCTGGAAGCGGTGCGTGAAGCCGGCACGGCGGACGTGGACGCAGTGAAGGATTCCATCATCGGGGTCACGGTGCCCAACCTCTCCGGCGGTTCCTCGGCGATGATGCCCAACCACCACATCACCAAGCCGGTGATGATCGGCGAGATCCAGGATGACGGCCAGTTCAGCGTGGTCTGGGAAACCTCGGGCAATGTCGCGGGCGATGCCTGGTCCGACTATCTCCCCGAATCGAAGAACCTGATCAGCGATTGGCGCGCGCCGCTGCGCTGCGGAAAGCTGAACGTCGAGTCGATGACCTGTGAAGACGGCGCCGGCGACGAATAA
- a CDS encoding urease subunit beta, giving the protein MIPGEYQLQDGEIELCAGRERISVEVANTGDRPVQVGSHYHFAEANPALIFDRDKTRGYRLDVAAGTAIRFEPGQTREVRLIPYAGRRHIYGFHGDVMGSLDQSSAGGTS; this is encoded by the coding sequence ATGATTCCCGGTGAATACCAATTACAGGACGGCGAGATCGAGCTGTGCGCGGGGCGCGAGCGAATCAGTGTCGAAGTCGCCAATACCGGTGACCGGCCGGTGCAGGTCGGTTCTCATTATCATTTTGCCGAGGCCAACCCGGCCTTGATCTTCGACCGCGACAAGACGCGTGGGTATCGCCTCGATGTGGCGGCGGGCACGGCGATTCGTTTCGAGCCTGGCCAGACACGGGAGGTGAGGCTGATTCCCTATGCTGGGCGCCGACACATCTACGGCTTTCACGGTGATGTGATGGGCAGCCTCGACCAATCCAGTGCGGGAGGAACGTCATGA
- the urtD gene encoding urea ABC transporter ATP-binding protein UrtD: MSMMDSQRMQRLREFARPDRVFDFMAPADSPVDVRHGPILYLEDVSVSFDGFKAIDDLNLTIDDGELRCIIGPNGAGKTTMMDIITGKTRPDRGQAWFGSRHNLLQMDEPQIANLGIGRKFQKPTVFEALSVSANLELAMSGDRRVWKTLLARLDHEGRERIDEVMETIGLSGERDRLAGVLSHGQKQWLEIGMLLMQRPRLLLVDEPVAGMTEPEMHRTADLMTRLAGQQSVVVVEHDMGFVRSIARTVTVLHQGSVLAEGSMDEVANDPRVIEVYLGGDESSDVREGT, from the coding sequence ATGAGCATGATGGATTCGCAACGCATGCAACGCCTGCGCGAGTTCGCGCGTCCCGATCGGGTTTTCGACTTCATGGCGCCGGCGGATTCCCCCGTCGACGTGCGTCATGGGCCGATTCTCTACCTCGAAGATGTCAGCGTGAGCTTCGACGGCTTCAAGGCCATCGACGATCTCAACCTGACCATCGACGACGGCGAGCTGCGCTGCATCATCGGCCCCAACGGGGCCGGCAAGACCACCATGATGGACATCATCACCGGTAAGACGCGTCCCGATCGCGGACAGGCCTGGTTCGGCAGTCGCCATAACCTGCTACAGATGGATGAACCGCAAATCGCCAATCTGGGGATCGGGCGCAAGTTCCAGAAACCCACCGTGTTTGAGGCGTTGTCGGTGAGCGCCAACCTCGAGCTGGCGATGTCCGGCGACCGGCGCGTGTGGAAGACCTTGCTGGCCCGCCTCGATCACGAGGGGCGCGAGCGTATCGACGAGGTCATGGAGACCATCGGCCTGAGCGGCGAACGTGACCGGCTGGCCGGCGTACTCTCGCATGGCCAGAAGCAATGGCTGGAGATCGGCATGTTGCTGATGCAGCGTCCGCGCCTGTTGTTGGTCGATGAGCCCGTGGCGGGCATGACCGAGCCGGAAATGCATCGCACGGCGGATTTGATGACGCGCCTGGCTGGCCAGCAGTCGGTGGTGGTGGTCGAGCACGACATGGGATTCGTGCGCTCCATCGCCCGTACCGTCACCGTGCTGCACCAAGGCAGCGTGCTCGCCGAGGGCAGCATGGACGAGGTCGCCAACGACCCGCGGGTAATCGAAGTCTACCTGGGCGGTGATGAATCGTCTGACGTGCGGGAGGGAACGTGA
- the ureC gene encoding urease subunit alpha encodes MKISRKAYADMYGPTVGDKVRLGDTELWIEVEKDFTHYGDEVKFGGGKVVRDGMGQSQRSDAAVMDTVITNALILDWWGIVKADVGLKHGRIAAIGKAGNPDTQPDVDIVIGPGTEIIAGEGKILTAGGLDAHIHFVCPQLVEEALMSGITTMLGGGTGPATGTNATTCTPGEWHLGKMLQAVDDMPMNIGLLGKGNASLPEALEAQLEAGAMGLKLHEDWGTTPASIDNCLSVAEKYDVQIAIHTDTLNESGFVEDTLAAFKERCIHTYHTEGAGGGHAPDIITACSRDYVLPSSTNPTRPYTVNTIDEHLDMLMVCHHLDPNIPEDVAFADSRIRRETIAAEDILHDLGVISMIASDSQAMGRVGEVVCRTWQTAHKMKVQRGLLPEDRDLGADNHRAKRYIAKYTINPAITHGIAHEVGSVEEGKMADLVLWDPAFFGAKPALILKGGMIAAAPMGDPNASIPTPQPVHYRYMFGALGKAASQTRLSFVSQAALDAGIKTRLGLHSELAACKGVRQVRKSDMKLNDACPKLEVDPQTYEVHADGELLTCEPATELPLAQRYHLF; translated from the coding sequence ATGAAGATCAGTCGCAAAGCCTATGCCGACATGTACGGCCCGACCGTGGGCGATAAAGTCCGGCTGGGTGATACCGAGCTATGGATCGAGGTCGAAAAGGACTTCACCCATTACGGTGACGAGGTCAAGTTTGGCGGCGGCAAGGTTGTCCGCGACGGCATGGGCCAGAGCCAGCGCAGCGATGCTGCCGTCATGGATACGGTGATTACCAACGCCTTGATTCTCGACTGGTGGGGTATCGTCAAGGCCGATGTCGGCCTCAAGCATGGCCGTATTGCGGCCATCGGCAAGGCCGGCAATCCCGACACCCAGCCGGATGTCGACATCGTCATCGGTCCGGGCACCGAGATCATTGCCGGCGAGGGCAAGATCCTGACGGCGGGTGGTCTGGACGCGCATATCCACTTCGTATGCCCGCAACTGGTGGAAGAAGCGCTGATGAGCGGGATCACCACCATGCTGGGTGGCGGTACCGGCCCGGCCACCGGCACCAACGCCACCACCTGCACCCCGGGCGAGTGGCACCTCGGCAAGATGCTGCAGGCCGTCGATGACATGCCGATGAACATCGGCTTGCTGGGCAAGGGCAACGCCAGCCTGCCCGAGGCGCTTGAGGCGCAGCTCGAGGCCGGTGCCATGGGTCTCAAGCTGCACGAGGACTGGGGGACCACGCCGGCCTCCATCGATAACTGCCTGAGCGTGGCCGAGAAGTACGACGTGCAGATCGCCATCCACACCGATACCCTGAACGAGTCGGGCTTCGTCGAGGACACGTTGGCGGCGTTCAAGGAGCGCTGCATCCATACCTACCACACGGAAGGCGCCGGGGGCGGTCATGCGCCGGACATCATCACCGCCTGTTCCAGGGACTACGTGCTGCCCTCGTCGACCAATCCCACGCGGCCCTACACGGTGAACACCATCGACGAGCACCTCGACATGCTGATGGTGTGCCATCACCTCGACCCCAATATTCCCGAGGACGTGGCCTTCGCCGACTCGCGGATTCGCCGCGAGACCATCGCCGCCGAGGACATCCTCCATGACCTGGGCGTGATCTCGATGATCGCGTCCGACTCCCAGGCCATGGGCCGAGTCGGCGAGGTGGTCTGCCGTACCTGGCAGACGGCGCACAAGATGAAGGTGCAGCGTGGCCTGCTGCCTGAGGACCGCGACCTCGGCGCCGACAACCATCGCGCCAAGCGCTACATCGCCAAGTACACGATCAATCCGGCGATCACGCACGGTATTGCCCATGAGGTGGGCTCGGTAGAGGAGGGCAAGATGGCGGATCTAGTGCTGTGGGATCCGGCATTCTTCGGCGCCAAGCCGGCATTGATCCTCAAGGGCGGAATGATCGCCGCCGCGCCGATGGGCGACCCCAATGCGTCGATCCCCACCCCGCAACCGGTGCATTACCGCTACATGTTCGGCGCGCTGGGAAAGGCGGCGAGTCAGACACGCCTGAGCTTCGTCAGCCAGGCCGCGCTCGACGCAGGTATCAAGACGCGTCTGGGGCTGCATAGCGAACTGGCAGCGTGCAAAGGCGTGCGGCAGGTGCGCAAGTCGGACATGAAGCTCAACGATGCCTGTCCCAAGCTCGAGGTCGATCCGCAGACGTATGAAGTTCATGCCGACGGTGAACTACTGACCTGCGAGCCGGCGACAGAATTGCCGCTCGCCCAGCGATATCACCTTTTCTGA
- a CDS encoding urease accessory protein UreF: protein MSTERQACNDPLALAGLLQLVSPALPIGAFAWSQGLESALELGWVEDEASLGEWIAGVLDDGLTRCELPVLARAYRAWAQGDGDTLAHWNAWLQANRETHELLEEEQRLGGTLLRLLRSLDQVPESPTLPDTPGYVVAFALAARVRGVSCEDAMLGFAWAWLENQLTVACKALPLGQTSAQRLIEKLRPHLADAVATAVALDDDELGPALPGLALASALHETQYSRLFRS, encoded by the coding sequence ATGTCCACTGAACGGCAAGCGTGCAACGACCCGTTGGCGCTGGCGGGGTTGCTGCAACTCGTCAGTCCGGCGTTACCGATCGGCGCCTTTGCCTGGTCGCAGGGGCTCGAGAGTGCGCTGGAGCTTGGCTGGGTAGAGGATGAAGCGAGCCTCGGTGAATGGATCGCCGGGGTGCTGGACGACGGCCTGACCCGCTGCGAGCTGCCGGTTTTGGCACGCGCTTACCGCGCCTGGGCGCAAGGCGACGGCGATACGCTGGCCCACTGGAACGCTTGGCTCCAGGCCAATCGTGAAACCCATGAACTGCTCGAGGAAGAGCAACGCCTGGGGGGTACCTTGCTGCGCTTGCTGAGAAGCCTCGATCAGGTGCCCGAGTCGCCGACTCTGCCCGACACGCCGGGTTACGTAGTGGCCTTTGCCCTGGCGGCACGCGTACGTGGTGTGAGTTGTGAAGACGCCATGCTGGGGTTTGCCTGGGCGTGGCTGGAGAACCAATTGACGGTGGCCTGCAAGGCGTTGCCGTTGGGGCAGACGAGCGCACAGCGTCTTATCGAGAAGCTGCGCCCCCATCTGGCCGACGCGGTGGCGACGGCCGTGGCATTGGACGACGACGAGCTGGGGCCGGCATTGCCCGGCCTGGCGTTGGCCAGCGCTTTGCATGAAACCCAGTATTCACGGTTGTTCAGGAGTTGA
- a CDS encoding urease accessory protein UreD has protein sequence MTDLSFPSHAPPPDESPGKTLSGGSGHRFDTQRHWAASLSLGFRARDGRTRMTRARHHGPLRVQRPFYPESGRIDEPSYSKPPYAEPCHVYLLHPPGGLVSGDELRIDIEAESGAHALLTTPAATKLYRADSHGVSWGQHTHLAVRPGALLEWLPQETLCFDGARGVQSTTLDVQGDGRCVGWEVLALGRPASQLPFVSGRVEQRFALTRDGRPLWIERQPLDPMHSRFHGYWGQGRSTVQATLWAVGFDDPAAAVEALRQWLPASRNWAVTQRLDVLLLRYLGDERNAAWEICQQAWELLRPWLSSRQASVPRIWMT, from the coding sequence ATGACGGACTTATCTTTTCCAAGCCACGCGCCACCTCCCGACGAATCACCGGGCAAGACGTTGTCCGGCGGTTCGGGGCACCGCTTCGACACCCAGCGCCACTGGGCGGCTTCCTTGTCGCTGGGCTTTCGCGCGCGCGATGGACGCACGCGCATGACACGGGCGCGTCACCACGGCCCCTTGCGTGTGCAACGGCCGTTCTATCCCGAGTCGGGGCGGATCGACGAGCCATCCTATTCCAAGCCCCCGTATGCCGAGCCTTGCCATGTGTATCTGTTGCATCCGCCGGGCGGACTGGTCAGCGGCGATGAGCTGCGCATCGACATCGAGGCCGAGAGCGGCGCGCATGCCCTGCTGACCACGCCGGCGGCGACCAAGTTGTACCGCGCCGATAGCCATGGCGTGAGCTGGGGGCAGCACACGCACCTGGCCGTGCGGCCCGGCGCGCTGCTCGAATGGTTACCGCAGGAAACCCTGTGTTTCGACGGCGCGCGCGGCGTACAGAGCACGACCTTGGACGTGCAGGGCGATGGACGCTGCGTGGGCTGGGAAGTCCTGGCGCTCGGGCGTCCCGCCAGCCAGTTGCCGTTCGTCAGCGGGCGGGTCGAGCAACGCTTCGCGTTGACGCGCGACGGACGTCCGCTATGGATCGAGCGCCAACCGCTCGACCCCATGCACTCGCGATTCCACGGCTATTGGGGACAGGGCCGCAGTACGGTGCAGGCGACGCTCTGGGCAGTGGGGTTCGACGACCCTGCGGCGGCAGTAGAGGCCCTGCGTCAGTGGTTGCCGGCGTCGCGGAACTGGGCGGTTACCCAGCGTCTCGACGTGCTCCTGCTCCGCTACCTGGGCGATGAGCGCAACGCCGCCTGGGAGATTTGTCAGCAGGCATGGGAGTTGCTGAGGCCTTGGCTGTCGTCACGGCAGGCCAGTGTGCCGCGGATCTGGATGACCTGA
- the urtE gene encoding urea ABC transporter ATP-binding subunit UrtE: MLSVDKLNQYYGESHILRDLSLEVPTGRCTCVMGRNGVGKTTLLKAIMGEVAVRDGQVRFADENLLKRRPESRADLGIGYVPQGRQIFATLSVEENLRIGLPARRKRVQDGTERGIPERIYELFPVLREMRHRRGGDLSGGQQQQLAIGRALVIEPRLLILDEPGEGIQPNIVAQIGEVIRRLNQEDGLTVLLVEQKLPFARKYADRFTIMDRGQTVAGGEIGELDDDLIKRHLTV; encoded by the coding sequence ATGCTCAGCGTCGACAAGCTCAACCAGTATTACGGTGAAAGTCATATCCTCCGCGATCTCTCGCTGGAAGTGCCGACGGGGCGCTGCACCTGCGTCATGGGCCGCAACGGGGTGGGCAAGACTACACTGCTCAAGGCCATCATGGGGGAAGTGGCGGTGCGCGATGGTCAAGTGCGTTTCGCCGACGAGAACCTGCTCAAGAGGCGGCCGGAGAGCCGTGCCGATCTGGGTATCGGCTACGTCCCCCAGGGGCGTCAGATCTTTGCCACGCTGAGTGTGGAGGAAAACCTGCGCATCGGCCTGCCGGCACGGCGCAAGCGTGTACAAGACGGAACGGAGCGGGGCATTCCCGAGCGTATCTACGAGCTCTTTCCGGTGCTCAGGGAAATGCGCCACCGGCGTGGCGGCGATCTGTCCGGCGGTCAGCAGCAACAATTGGCCATCGGCCGGGCGCTGGTGATCGAGCCGCGTCTGCTGATCCTCGACGAACCCGGCGAGGGCATCCAGCCCAATATCGTCGCGCAAATCGGCGAAGTGATTCGCCGGCTCAACCAGGAGGATGGACTCACCGTGTTGCTGGTCGAGCAAAAACTGCCGTTCGCGCGCAAGTACGCTGACCGTTTCACGATCATGGACCGGGGGCAGACGGTTGCCGGCGGCGAGATCGGCGAACTCGACGACGACCTGATCAAACGGCACCTGACGGTATGA